Below is a genomic region from Rhinolophus sinicus isolate RSC01 linkage group LG11, ASM3656204v1, whole genome shotgun sequence.
TCTTGTGCCACCTCGAGCCTGATTCTGAGCCAGCCAGGCACAACCCTCCCCTTTGGTCTCAGATAGCTCGGACCTCCGGTACAAGTCCGGGTGAAGGACAAAATCCGGTTTCTGGATGCGAGGCTGAGGGCCTGGGGGCTACTGGCTTTGAGTGCACCCGGGTGGGCGCAGGCCGACCCCTCGTGTTCATCTAACCGTTTTTTGTCAATTagagcaatgtgtgtgtgtgtgtgtatgtttcagaGGGGTGTCGGGAGGGCTTCCAGAACTAGAACAGACCCTTCTACCCAGACTGTTTTCATCTTCTGCATAGCACGTGGtgggttttaattttatttacttgctgTATTAGCTGACACACAGCAGGAACTCTATTTATTGGGCAAATGGCTGACTTCCCCATGTTTCAccattaaatttaagaaaaggatACAGTGAATGTAGAGGTTACAGATGAGTTTAGAAGTCAGTGCCAAGACCAGCTCCCAGCTTGGTTTATTAGGGGCAAATCCCTTAtcctgaggctcagtttcctcagctgtgaaactAAGATATCTATCCTGTAACTGGTAGACTAATGTATGGGACAAGAAGTGGCAACAGAGATGGGTGGAAACGCTTATCCTCACCATGCAGGCTCCACCCCACCTAAACCCAAGAAGCACCAGCCTCAATGGCCTCACCATTCTGTTTATTCAAAAGCTTTCCATGGACATGACATCACCATACTCAAATTCTTCTTAGtttctttattagtttttcaGCACAGTTAACTCTTTCTACGTTGAcaagcatttttgttttccattttgtcattTCCAAGTCTTATGACATTATCCACTAGAATACACAAAATTAGTCTCTTCACTCTGTacagagaggaaaataataaactcCATTCAAAGTTCACTTTGACCAGAGACAACCTCCAATGGACAACCACACACAGGAGGAcccaatatacatatataatgtgtaGATATTTATAGATATCTCATCTgaaagaacacaggaaaaaaaaaatccaggacttGCAGTGCTATCTACAGTAAGAGGGAGTATTAATTCTACCAGCTTTTCAAACAGTCACATTCGATATTCAAAGGAAGCACGTGAGTGAACAGAAACTGGGGACAGACTAACACTCCACCAGGCTCTAGAGCAGTCTCATAATGGCTTAAGATTACAGAAGGGGGGTGACATGTGCAGAGGAAATGTGGATGCAGGTGTCCTCTCAGCCTCAGAGCACCCCCTCCACTTCCCCCAGCCCTGCATTTTTCATAGCTCTCCCCTCTTTTCACTCGTTTTGGGGTTTGTAGCAATTGATTGAGGCTCTGAGACAAATGGCTTCTGGTTTCTGGGCCAGGAGAGTCTACCTGGTAAAGTAGTAGAAGGGAAGTATATGGCACAGGCCTGGGCCTTAGGGCGCAGGAGAGGGCTGGGGTGTGTGAGAAGCCTTTCTCCTCTGCCTGGCCCTTGTTCAGTTGAGGAATCTTCACTTCCCACCCCAGGATCCAGCAAGCCTCGGCCCGAGCCCACTCCAGTAGGCTGAGACAGTGATGGGGCCCATGGAAGTCTTGCTACCTTGGACCATTTCTCTCCAAATAAACCCTCTTACTTAGTGATGCCTATGTGAAATGCTGGCATCACTTTACCATAACTCTCCCTAGAAACACCATGTTTCTGGCGGCCCTCGCCATCCTGCTGATTGGGTTGTCCTCCATGGAGCCTGGGAGCAAACAAGGGCCTATTGGGACTTTCAGCCACTGCTGCCTCTGGCCACGTGCTGGCTCCCAAAGGCAGACAAACACAAAGTTCTCAGGAGTGCACCCAATCCTCACTGGCTATCCCAGCCTTGAACCTCAGCCCCCAAGTCAGGTCCCTATGGAGATGGAGAACCAGGAGACTCTGCTTCAGGGCCTTGGCTCAGAAATGCGACAGGGCTGGAAGGTGGTGGAGTGTGTGGGCTGAAAGAGACAGTCTGTGGGGTTTCTGCCCTCAATGTCCttcatgttctgtttttcttGGACTAAGAAACTCAGGGGCTTTAgcccctgcctgcctggccctACAGCACTAGGCCTGCCAGGAAGCACCAGCGAAACAGCTGCCTGGTCGGAGCGCCCCCTTGTGGCTACTGTTCAGATGATTGTCACATGTGCTACAAGACAGAAACAGATGTGCTTAGTGGAGGGGCTGGGGTGAAAGGGGCCTGCAGAGCTCCAGGGCTCCTCACGTCCCAGTGTTCCTTGCTGCTGTCTCCTGATTCTCACGTGAGTGCCTGAGCTGGACCCCATGCTCCTGCTGTCCCAGCAGCCACCACCTCAAAACCCCGTCCCATCTTTAAACACGCTTGCCCAGGGTGTCATCATCACATGCTCTTTCTTTAATCCAGGATATTACCCTGGATGCTGGCCAGAGAAGGACTCAGAGTCTTTCCTTAGCTGATCCCCTTCACCCTGACCCCACCCTGACTGTGCCAGACGGTAGGGAGTTGGAAGAGAGGGGTCTGAGTTGCCCAAGTTAACAAGGTGAGTGAGGTGGGGATAGGGAAGAATGAGCCCCTCAAACCATCTGGAGATTTCTGTAGCATCTAAAATGGATCCTCTCcgctttttaaacaaaagagaagCAACCCTATTTCCTCCCCTTCGCCctcacaaaaataaactaaagggAAAAAGGAGCCGGTGAGAGGATGGCAGTGGGACATTGATGCGGGCAGGGGCACGTGGGTGTCTTCCGGGGACCCAGGGCTTCAACAGGACACCTCCATGGTGTGGTTGACCTGGCCCAGCCCCTCGCTGCTCTCCGAGTGGGTACAGGCCTGTGGGCGGCTGCCATCCACCGAGCTGGCACTGGTGAGGGACGCGGTGCGAGAGCGGGCAAGACGGGTCATGCTGGCGGAGGGCACTGTGGACAGAGACGGGGCCAGGCATGAGGGCCAGCAGGCGGGCGGAGGGCCAGCAGGCGGGCGGACTCACACAAGCAAAGCGGCCAGCAAGACCCGTTCTTCCATCGGCACAGACACCTTTCCCAAGCCAGGGCTCTGGCATCTGCTCTGTCAAGGCCAACGCATGCGATGCCAGTGACAGTAAGGGGGCCAgtggggcgggggctggggtCACAAAGGCCAGCAGAACCCTCTCAGAACAGCTGGCCGGAGCTACGGCCAGAACAGACATCCTTGAGCTGGTGTAGAGATAGAACATTATTTCAACTATGCCCCCCTCAAGAGGACGGTGCGACAGGAAGAAGACCTACTGTAAAGGAAGACAAGGTGTGATGGCCTCAAACTGCCCTAAATCCCATTTTCGCCCTTATTCAGAGTTTCACAAGCAAGACTCAGCCCTCCTGAACTCAACCAGCCACCTGTCTGGCTTGGGCATGGTCGGGTACCCCTGTTTGCGGTACTGCTTCCAGAGCCGGGCCTGAGCTCAACCTCTGAGAAGGTCTGGTTCCACCTGCCAAAGCTCTGCAAGCCATAGCCCATGGCAGCCGAGAAGCAAGACTGCTCTAAAACCCAGCCAATCTGGAGCCCTAAAATGGGAGAGAGCCCACGCAGCTCAGGAGCTATGCAAGAGGACTCGGGCTTCGAAGATGAGCAGGACACAGGAAGGTTCCAAACCACAGCAAGATGCGGCCTGGCTCAGCACTGCGCAGAGGAAAGAGCAGGGGAGACGGGTGGGGCGGGAGCTTTCCATGCATCAGGAGAGGGGTCACGGGGCTACCTGCTCCTCCACTCAGCCTTCGGTCCTTCAAGTATGCAACTAAGAGAGAAGACAGAGCCGGAAGGGGGCGGACAGGGGGGAGACAGAACACGGGTGAGGAGCGTGGTCCTGCGAGGCAAGGATGCTGAGATGGACCAGAGATGAGATGAAACAACAGGCAcagagggctgggggcagggccagggcctcAGGAAGCCCACTCCTGCCCACCCACCAAGCAGCAGCCACGGGAGGAACCACAGCACCCACTGATCTCAGCCTGGCCCTAGGAGCCCTGATAGCAGTGTGGGGCCACTCATCTCAGGCCTGCCTCTCCAGCGTGGGCTGGGGCACTGAGGGGCCCTCACTGCTTGCGgggcctcagtctccctgtgCAACCTCCCACAGCCCTCCCAGCTCCTAGGCTGCCTGCTGGTATTTCTCCGGGACCCTGAACACTGGAACAGCCCCTGACAAGTGTTGCTCATCCAGCCATCCCCCAGATGTTCCCTGGGTGTGTCCTGTGCTCGGGGCTCGGCGCTCCTGCGTGGCTCGCTGTCAGCCTTCGCCCTTCATTGCCCTATTTCTGCACAGAGAGGCTGGCAGGCCCCTGGGAGCCGGAGGAAATTCTATTCCTGGATGTGCCCCCCGCCTTCCCACACAGGCCTGTCCTCCCAGAGGGACAAGCTCCAGAGGCTGAAGTCTGAGGGGAACCAAAATTCAGGAAGAGGAAGTTTGCTTCCAGCCAGAACCAGGTGTGTCGGGGAGAGGGGTCAAGGAGattcgtgtgtgtatgtgttgggggcCTCACAAGCACAGCTGGGGAGCCTCATCTCTGCACAAGGGGAAGTCTGGAGGCGGGCGGGGCGCCGGTGCTCCCTGTACCCCCTATTACCCTAGGATCTTCAGAATGCCCCCCATGTTCAGCTGCCTTCAGCTCTCCTCACACCCAGGTGGCCCCACGTGCCTTCCCCAGTCCCCAGACTCCAAGTCCTGATGCACATCTTCTGATGCACATCTCCCACCTGTGACAGAAGCCTGCTCAGGTGCTGTAGGCTCAGCAAGGGGTGGGTGGTGTGTATGACTCACCTTCAGGCAGGCTTCTCCGGCAGGACCCAGCCTGGGCCCTGGTTCCCCAGGCCCAGCTGTGCCATGAGAATGGTGCCCCAAAGCCTCCCCAGGGTCCAGGAGAGCTGGGCATGGCCTGGGATGATGAACTTATATATAACTTAGGTAGAGATGCCCTGGCAAGTCTTTGGATGTCCCTGGCTGCAGTGAGGACCATGTAGTGAGAATGATCCAGCATCCAGGTCCCCCGTGATACAGACCTCATCTGCCCCCAGCCTGCTCAGCACCACCTGACAGGTGTGCCAGCCCCACCTTGCCGCCTGCCACCAGTCTgtgggatggggtgagggaggtgTACTTACTGTAGCCCATGCCTTGCAGGAAGTATTTAAAGGCTTCAGTCAGCTTCCCGGGCTGCAGGAAGGAGGAACAGGTACATGCTATGACTGGCTGCCTAGGAACGGGCAGAGGGgaggcttcccccaccccagggtaGGTAAGGGAAGGAGGGCCAAGAGTCTcacctgtgtgacctggggcagccCCCCGGAATCTGCCATctgcaggggagagaggggagtgaGCTAAGCAGGGGCCACCCCACACCTTGCCTGGCCCTCACACACCTGGGTAGGCTCCACTGAGCAGACATACCATCCTGCTCCCGCCCTGGCTGGGCCCACAGTTGGGGGAggtggcccagggctggggaggagggcctCACCTTCAGGAAGGTCGTGGTGGTTGGGTCCAGTTTGGAGTTGCACTCAACCTGGGGACAAGAAGCCAGCTTCAGCAGAGCAAGACAGCCCCAGCCCCTGAGGGTATCAGGGGAGCCCCTGCCCCACTTGCTACCTCAGGTTCTATCCCTGAGCTTGGAGGTTCTACTGGTAAGGCATGAGAGCAGGGGGCAGACACAGGCCAGGACCGAGGCTCTGGCTAAGACTGCCCCCCCTCCAGCCGCCTTCTGAAAGGCCAAGCCTTGTGCGGTGCCTGAAGCCCTTGAACTCCACTCACAACTGCTGGGAGGGCTGGGCAACGTCCTCATGAGGACCCAGGACCACCTTGGCAGGAGCGGCTGGGCAAGCGCCAGGGACCACAGGAGGCGGGTGTTGAGGTGAGAGGGCCGAGGCTCAGCAGCAGCCAGGCCTCTGCCTGGGCCAGGACGGCCAGCGCAGCCCACACACCTGCTCCCCCAGCACCCCAGGCACAGGAGTGAAGTAGCTTCCTGCATCCTGAGGGCTGCCCAGGGCACTCCTGGACCCCTGACCTGTGATGAGGGGGACATGAAACCCCCAGGCTGCCTTCTCCCAGAGTTCCAACAGGAGAGGTGACACACGGTCCCCAAACGTAATGGGTACAAGTGGTAGTCAAAGGGGGACCACCGTTGTGCTCAGGAATTACTTATTTCGTAACAAATGAATcaaattttagagaaaagagaTCTTAGTCTCTGGGCCTGAAGTATGTAAGACTAACGTGGGGCTGTCCTGCGGGAGGGCAGAGGGGCCGCCAggtggcctggccctggccccagcTCCCCCTGTCTCCACGCCTCCCTCATCTGAATGACTGGGGGCTGCGCCAGGCGGTGATGCATGGCAAGATGGTGGGGAAATGGGGTGAGGAGCCCACCATTCAGTGCCTGTCCCTGAGGTTTCCAGGGCTGGGTCAAGAATTGGCCAGAGACCCTCCCTCTTGctgtccctccccccaccaaatcAGGGCATACTCCTTCACTCACCACCCCATCCTCAGCAGGCGCATTATCTCCAACCACCAGCATCACGGGGCAGCtgcagacacagagaaaaagggTTGTCTGGCTTGGGAATGGGGAGTGGCACGGGCATGGGTAGGCTGGAGGGCAAGCGGGCACTCACCGGAGTGTCTTGGCATTGGGCACTGTTCCAGGCCGGTTCATGTCCAGGTCTCTGCGGCtatggggagaggcagaggtgggCATTGCAGGACTGGATGGGGTGTGTGTCCCCAAGCCTGACACTGCTATATTTCAGCCATCCCCCTACAATGACAATTAGGGTCCAACATCCCTGGAAGCCCTGGGATGGTCCCAGAGTTGGGGCTCAAGGTCATCCAGTTGTGTCAACAGTGGAACAAGGCTTTACACATCCCAACTGGTAAAACGGGGAGACAGGGACCTGTTCAGCATAAACAGAGGTCTTAGGGCTCCCCATGTGTGACTTCTTCCCACACCCCCAAACTCATGCCAGATGGGCCCTCAAGTTTGGCTCTCCCTCCTTGGATGGGCACCGCCACCTGTGCTGTGGGATTCCCCGGCCTCTCACTCTCCATTGTTTCTCCAGCAGCCTGCACATAGctggtgcttagtaaatatttgtagaaaaagaaaggagggcaGGCGAATAGGGAGGCCTAGCTGCGTCCCTGCAGGCGACCCCCAAAGGGGCTCCAAGGAACACAGCTTGAAAACCACCGATTTCATCCAAACTGCTCCCCATTTATAGATGTCAACACTTGGGCTCACAGTTGTTGGGGGATCACGGATGTCCCATGTCCCTCACTGTTCCCCACTGTTCCCGCTGGCAACACCCCAGGGAGGAGAAGGAATGGACGAGCCCAGGGACCAGAGTCTGGAGCCCTGCTCCCCTTCTGCCCCTCATGTGGTGTCAGCCTGGGCAAGAAGTGACCCCTCTTGTAGGCTTAACCATCTACACATCTACACACAGGACAGCGTGTTGCCTGCCTGCTCTCACGCAGTTGTAGTGCAGGGTCCCTCGAGAGGAAGCTGTGTCAGGGCCCCGCCCACACCTGTTGTACATGTTCCAGAAAAGCTGCAGGTTGGCCTGGTTCACCACGTTCCCGATTTGCTGCCGGTAGCTCTGCACCAGCTCCGTGTTGCTCACCAGCTCCTCCTGGGCCCAGGGGGACAGACAAGATGAACGGGGCACACATGGGAGTGGACAGACGGGGACGTGGGCCCAGGGGCTCATGCAGCTGTTCCTGCCAGAGCAGCGTTTGCCTGCTCCTGGCAGGACAGGGACGGGGAAGCTCCACAGAGCTGTGGGAAGAGGCCTCCCCCATCTGTCTGTGAGATGCCTCAGCACAGTGGCGGAAATAGAGGACAGAGTGAGACAGGTCAGAGGCCACATAACTCCCGactgcctcctcctgcccagcTGGGAAGGGGATAAGTCCCCAGCACCCCCGGAAGTGAGCAGAACCAGGCGCTTCGCAGTGGCCGAGGCTCCCCGAgacccccagccctgccagccctgCTCCTGTGTGAGGATGGTCCCACTTCCTTACCTGGCTGAAGAGGTGGGATAGCACCGTGTCAGGTAGTGTGCTAGTCAGGCCAGAGAGCTACAGACAGAGGTAGAGGCCAGTGTGAGAgcggccccgccccacccccaccccccgccaggTGGACCACACCCACCTTGGTGGCAGCCCAGTCGATCCAGCCTTTGCCATTGGGGTCAATATTTATCAGCACCAACCCCTCCACCAGGTCGGGGAAGATGAGCTGCCGTGAAAGGAAgacagggctggggggtgggacgAGGTGCAAGAAGTCCCAAACTTCCCACCTAGAAAACAGGCTGTAAAATTCTGGCCCTGCCTGTCTCACGGGTGGTTGGGAGGGTCCCAGGAGAAGGTCACACACACTCTATAAGGACTTCAAGAGGCCACTGATGGTGACAGTTGGGAACCTGCATGGGCTCCACTTCAGCTGCCCCTGCTCGTCCTCCCCACCCACAACCTTCCAAAATTCTTTGCTTCGTTTCGAATCTATGCCTCTCACTGTTTTTCACCCCTTTTACTATATCTTTAGAAATGCTGCTGTTGTAAAACTGAGGATTAAACGtcttcaataaaacattttgtttctttgcttttacaGACAGCAAAGCTGTGGTGGTGTTAACTATGTGAGAACCAAAGCCTGTTTTGTTAGACATGGTAAAGGAGACCTGCCTTTTCTGTGCACCTGTTTTCAGGTGTTTAGAGGGTGACATACATACAATCCTCAGGTCATGTCAAGTTTGGGGGGGTGGCAGGGAATGGTCTACAGTGAACAAAATGGTGAAGTGTTGGAATTGAAACTGGAGGttgaaaattctatttctttttgaatagtttgaatcctgaaaagtttttgtttttagagatgaaaaatttGTGGGCTCCTATCCAACATGATGTTTCTGAAATGTGACTTTCTTTAAACTTTGCAAACTTAACATAAGCGTACTTTTTGGTTAAAACATGACTCATGTTTAAATATTACCCTAACCAGCGAATGAGTGGTTAGGATCATCCTTATTTATTAGTTATATAGTTTGTTGCTAACAGACATTTTGGCTTCTGATAACAGCTAAGTAAGTTATAGTTTACAGTCTTTTGAGGAAATGTAGGGGAAAAGTAaccccttttttaaaaagttaatttctttGGAGGAACACAAGAAAAATGGGCTTTTCTAAGTGAAGAgaaagtggggagaggaggagaaggaagaggggaggcAAGTTCCTGTAGCTGAAGGGGTGGCCCGAGGAAGACCAGGcctgggatggggatgggggtagGAGACTCACTGCAAACTTGGCCAGCACATAGGCTCCAGCTCCCACACCAATGCCAATCACGTACTTGAACCTGGTGGAGAGCACAGTTGGTCACTCTAGAGCTAGGGGTGCCATTTCCCATGAATGCCATCCAGAGCAGACCCCACCCACAGCCCTCAGCCCTCAGCAGGAGCCTGGTGGCTCTGTGGTGATGGTGGGCgttccccagcccccagcacaggggcaggggctggggggactCACCCAAAGTGCTGCACCACGCTGGGGAGCATGGCGGCCAGCTGCTCCATGGAAGGGAACTGGTACCTGCAGACAAGAGGAGGAAGTCAGGGCCAGGTGTGGCCTGGGACACAGAGCTGGGGAAAGCTGGAGGGGATCCAGGGTACCTACCCCTGAGGAAACTGCGACGCCCCCACCTGCTGGCCCGGAGCGTCCACGTGGCACACCACAAAGTGCTTCGTGATCTCCTGCATGTCCTCAAAGTTGAAGAAGGTGTTGAAACACAGCTTGTCTGCAAAGATACACGTCTCAGCTGCGGCTGAGCAGAGGGGCGGGGAGGCCTGTGGCTCTGACGGAGGGCGAAGCAGAGGTCTCAGCCTCACATCACGGTCCAGTGGGGAAACCAAGAGCCAAATGGCTCAGGGCACAGAGCCACATGTGGGCACGGATGTGCAGGGGCACggtgtggagggaggagaggtcTCACTGCTCGGGCAGATTCGAGGCAGGGGTGCACTTACGATTGAGGCCCACGTCATGGTAGGTGAGGATGGCCGGGCGGTTCCCCTTGGGGGAGCCCCGGATCACCACGTGCAGAAGGCCATAAGGCGTCTCGATGTCATGTTCCTGGAGGGGAGAGGCAGTGCTGGACTGGGCAGCCCCTACCCCTGGCTCTCTAGGGAAAGAGGCTGTGGGGCCTGTGGTGCAGCCTCCATGCCCCacgggggggggagaggggatatCCTGTTCGTGGAGCCCGGAAGACGCCGTAACAGATGGAAAACCCCTCCCCAGGGGTGTTTGGCACAGGGACAGGAACTGGTATGCACAGGAGAGTTCTGGTCCCCTCTGCAAACCAGACAAGGGGGTGAGCAGCCACTGCCACGGCCCAGGCCCAAGCCCTGCTGCACTCAGCCCTCCAGGGTCCAGTGAGGCCCGTTCTCCCCATCTCACTGCTGCCCCCCCAGGACAGCTCTGCCACCCAGACTGAGTTCTGCCCTTACCATGTTCCTCCCCGCCTTGGAATCCTTCAAAGGCTACTGCTCCTGAAGGCTAATCACCTCAACAGCCGGGCCTAGAATACTCGGTACCACCCCCAGGCCGACCAAGCCCAGTCTCCAATCCTTACACCTGGTCCCACCTCCAGGCCGCTCCTTCCACCTCGAAAACCACTCCCTGGGGTCCCCAAGGCCTCAGGGAGGGCCTGGTTAGACACCCCCCTTCCAAAGGCCTTCTTCAGTGGCCACTCTGGGATACTCCAGTGTTCACGCCCTTGGATTTGCTGTTCGGGGTTGTTAGTGtttcaggaagcaggagctggaTACTGCGGGTTCAAGACTCGCTCTGCCCCTTACAGTGACTCTGAGCAGGGTACACCACCTCTGTATGCCTCAGCCACCCCTTCCTGAGCCATCTCAGAGGGACGCTGTAAGGACTAAGGCTGATATCTGCGGAGCATTTGGCACTTGGAGAAGGACCCAGAAAAGGGGCTGTTGTGCTGGGGTATCCCTGAGCCTGGGGAGGCACTCTGCTGGCTGATCCCTCTGCAAACAGGTCACTTTTGGCCACTCAATGGGGAACTCCACAAGGGTCTGTCAGAGCTGAGTAAACAGAACCACAGGAGCCCTGGGGGTGGCCCAGTGAATTGGAGGTGGGGTTAGGGTCAAGGACAGGAAAGGAACAGCACAtgactgagcacctactgggtgCCAGGTGTCTGTAAAACAGAAGCTTTTCCCCCCTATTGTGCACATGGGGGACGCTTAGGTTCAGAGAGAACCTAAGTTCCTGACCCGGACAGGAGAGGGGAGACAGGAGGCAGAAGATAGCTTCTTGAGGACCGGCCTTTTGGGTCTGGGCTCAGAGGACCCCTGTCCAGGCCTGTGTCTCCAGCGGGGAGTGACAAGATGGTACCAACCCCAAGGCCAAAGGCCACACCCTGGAGCCACACTTCGGCTGTGAGGCCTTGTTAGATGAGCCCTGTTGTCTCTGGGTGGACCTACGTCCATCACAGCCTCCCCATGTCCCAGGCCCGTCCTCCCGCCAGGCCATCAAAACAAGGAACACCTCCTGCTCAGTGTCCACTGATTGAAcactcttctctcctcttcacaGGGATCCAAGCCACAGAGGAGCAAACTCAGGCTGGGAAAGGAgaaattacttgcccaaggtcaagcccagagagggcagggcaggccttGCCGGGTGCAGGCCTCAGGGGTATGCGCTGAAGGCTGCCTTTCTGAGATCAAGCTCCACCCAAGACACCGCCGAGCAGGCAGCCAGAGCAGGGAGCCGCTACGCAGGGGCTGGTCCCTGctgcatcccccacccccacactctgGGCTCTGGAGGGCCAGGCAGGGGCACAGTGCTATGGAAGGCGTggctggagggcaggaggggcacCCATTGCACAATAGCTGCATTGCGCTTCCTGCGGCACGAAGGGCAGTCTCGCAACACGGAGTCACCCCCTCGCCCTTTCAGGCACAAGTCAGGGCCCAGAATGGCAGTCTTCCACACACAGACCACCCGTGGGTGTATGTGATGGGGTGTCTGTCCCCTCCTGGCCCTGGTGTGACTGCCCCATCGCCATCCCCTGGGCGGCGGGACTGAGTGCGGTGCCTGCTCCACTAAGGCTCAGCTTCCTGGGCACGGGAAGGGCGGGGACGAGAAGGGCTGTCCGGAGCATCGGCCCGGTTGCCCCAGCTGCGCGCGGCCCAGTGACCTTGGCTGACCCCTCCCGCAGAACCAGGAGCTCGGACCCAGTTCCTTCAGATAGAGGCCCAGTGTCCAGGTCTCGCTAGGAGGTGCATACGCGGGGCGCCCTAAAGGTGGCAGCCGGACGCGCTCGGAGCCCCCAACTCCCAAGACCGACCGCTCCCATTGGCTCCCAGTGACGTCAGAgcccgcccccagcccccagtTGGGCACCAGCCGGAGGCACTGCGGCAGCTAGTCCCCCCTCGACCTGTGCGTCTCCCCTCGTCTGTGACCTTGAGGGCTGCGGGCCTTTGGAGCTGAGTTTCAGCGCCCGCGCAGGGGtagaggggtgggagggtggaagGGCAAGTGCGATTCTCCGTCACCCGAATCAGTCATTCagcggggaggaggggaggccgACGCGGTGGCCCGTGGTCTGCGGACCCggcagggcaggagggagtgACAGGTGGAGGGATAGCGGTGCCCCGCCTATCCCTTATTGAGCAAGAACAGCACCCGGGGGCATCGCTGCCCAGGGCGGGAGGAGGCGCCCTGCCGCCCACCtgggccccccacccccggccccgcAGGCTGATGGCTCCAGCGTTGCCTTCCCTCACCCACCCCTGCGCGTCTCCTCTCCCGCAGGGACCTCGGCCTGAAGGCCCTGTTAGCACCCCGCCCCAGACGTCCTCGCAGTGCCTTGGGGACCACGAAGTGGCTGCACGCACCTCCTAAGAAAGGAAGAGGCTGTCTGTCCAGGTCGCACTCCGGTGCAGCCACCCAAACAAACAAGACGACCCCACAGGGTAAGAACGACAAACACCTGCGCACACAGACACCCAGATGCACGCAGGGCTGAGGTGATTACAGGCGCGAGGCAGCCGCCAGCCGGGCACGTGCCAGGCGGAGGGCACATGTCAGTGATATGTACACACGCTGGCCCACGGGTCCACACTGGCTTACAGCCAAGTTACAGCCAGGTCCGTTTATGCAGATTTCAGCCCTCTCCCACAGGTCCTG
It encodes:
- the NDRG4 gene encoding protein NDRG4 isoform X3; its protein translation is MPECWDGEHDIETPYGLLHVVIRGSPKGNRPAILTYHDVGLNHKLCFNTFFNFEDMQEITKHFVVCHVDAPGQQVGASQFPQGYQFPSMEQLAAMLPSVVQHFGFKYVIGIGVGAGAYVLAKFALIFPDLVEGLVLINIDPNGKGWIDWAATKLSGLTSTLPDTVLSHLFSQEELVSNTELVQSYRQQIGNVVNQANLQLFWNMYNSRRDLDMNRPGTVPNAKTLRCPVMLVVGDNAPAEDGVVECNSKLDPTTTTFLKMADSGGLPQVTQPGKLTEAFKYFLQGMGYTSLPRRTTLLTRVLSPPCPPPSGSVFSLSCILEGPKAEWRSSALRQHDPSCPLSHRVPHQCQLGGWQPPTGLYPLGEQRGAGPGQPHHGGVLLKPWVPGRHPRAPARINVPLPSSHRLLFPFSLFL
- the NDRG4 gene encoding protein NDRG4 isoform X1, translated to MAGLQELRFPEEKPLLRGQDGAELENSDTFLLAVDTDWKEHDIETPYGLLHVVIRGSPKGNRPAILTYHDVGLNHKLCFNTFFNFEDMQEITKHFVVCHVDAPGQQVGASQFPQGYQFPSMEQLAAMLPSVVQHFGFKYVIGIGVGAGAYVLAKFALIFPDLVEGLVLINIDPNGKGWIDWAATKLSGLTSTLPDTVLSHLFSQEELVSNTELVQSYRQQIGNVVNQANLQLFWNMYNSRRDLDMNRPGTVPNAKTLRCPVMLVVGDNAPAEDGVVECNSKLDPTTTTFLKMADSGGLPQVTQPGKLTEAFKYFLQGMGYTSLPRRTTLLTRVLSPPCPPPSGSVFSLSCILEGPKAEWRSSALRQHDPSCPLSHRVPHQCQLGGWQPPTGLYPLGEQRGAGPGQPHHGGVLLKPWVPGRHPRAPARINVPLPSSHRLLFPFSLFL
- the NDRG4 gene encoding protein NDRG4 isoform X12, with the protein product MKVLGHKIQLLTGLLLHDVTMAGLQELRFPEEKPLLRGQDGAELENSDTFLLAVDTDWKEHDIETPYGLLHVVIRGSPKGNRPAILTYHDVGLNHKLCFNTFFNFEDMQEITKHFVVCHVDAPGQQVGASQFPQGYQFPSMEQLAAMLPSVVQHFGFKYVIGIGVGAGAYVLAKFALIFPDLVEGLVLINIDPNGKGWIDWAATKLSGLTSTLPDTVLSHLFSQEELVSNTELVQSYRQQIGNVVNQANLQLFWNMYNSRRDLDMNRPGTVPNAKTLRCPVMLVVGDNAPAEDGVVECNSKLDPTTTTFLKMADSGGLPQVTQPGKLTEAFKYFLQGMGYTSLPRRTTLLTRVLSPPCPPPSGSVFSLSCILEGPKAEWRSSALRQHDPSCPLSHRVPHQCQLGGWQPPTGLYPLGEQRGAGPGQPHHGGVLLKPWVPGRHPRAPARINVPLPSSHRLLFPFSLFL
- the NDRG4 gene encoding protein NDRG4 isoform X9, whose product is MAGLQELRFPEEKPLLRGQDGAELENSDTFLLAVDTDWKEHDIETPYGLLHVVIRGSPKGNRPAILTYHDVGLNHKLCFNTFFNFEDMQEITKHFVVCHVDAPGQQVGASQFPQGYQFPSMEQLAAMLPSVVQHFGFKYVIGIGVGAGAYVLAKFALIFPDLVEGLVLINIDPNGKGWIDWAATKLSGLTSTLPDTVLSHLFSQEELVSNTELVQSYRQQIGNVVNQANLQLFWNMYNSRRDLDMNRPGTVPNAKTLRCPVMLVVGDNAPAEDGVVECNSKLDPTTTTFLKMADSGGLPQVTQPGKLTEAFKYFLQGMGYMPSASMTRLARSRTASLTSASSVDGSRPQACTHSESSEGLGQVNHTMEVSC
- the NDRG4 gene encoding protein NDRG4 isoform X8 — encoded protein: MPECWDGEHDIETPYGLLHVVIRGSPKGNRPAILTYHDVGLNHKLCFNTFFNFEDMQEITKHFVVCHVDAPGQQVGASQFPQGYQFPSMEQLAAMLPSVVQHFGFKYVIGIGVGAGAYVLAKFALIFPDLVEGLVLINIDPNGKGWIDWAATKLSGLTSTLPDTVLSHLFSQEELVSNTELVQSYRQQIGNVVNQANLQLFWNMYNSRRDLDMNRPGTVPNAKTLRCPVMLVVGDNAPAEDGVVECNSKLDPTTTTFLKMADSGGLPQVTQPGKLTEAFKYFLQGMGYRPRSSPVFCLPPVRPLPALSSLLVAYLKDRRLSGGAVPSASMTRLARSRTASLTSASSVDGSRPQACTHSESSEGLGQVNHTMEVSC